One genomic region from Heterodontus francisci isolate sHetFra1 chromosome 39, sHetFra1.hap1, whole genome shotgun sequence encodes:
- the LOC137352899 gene encoding CD276 antigen-like — translation MRMKTDTGASTMHLTCQTCLSSLSCLFAFQQLLLHSAVAFSAPPSPIVALFGRDLTIPCTFTPEPSMSLLQVVVTWQLVGSDKVVHSYYYQQDQLAKQDPAYRNRTQLFPGGLLAGNASLLLRNVRLEDSAQYMCSVSSVIKAICAIVKVIIAAPYSEPHLTFDLRNCPSSGLLSVFAMAGYPKAEVEWVNEQGYNVSEQTKTEFSTGPLGLYSVRSWLVVPKGVVTNYTFILRNRLLKQKIIRSLAVTGFCHMDGPSRRDRHLLFTIIPAVLILALVLLALGVYLRGQKSESELAG, via the exons GAGCCTCTACCatgcatctaacctgtcaaaccTGCTTGTCGAGCCTCTCCTGCCTCTTTGCCTTCCAGCAGCTGCTGTTACACA GTGCGGTGGCATTTTCTGCGCCTCCGTCTCCAATCGTCGCCCTGTTCGGCCGTGACCTCACCATACCGTGCACCTTCACCCCTGAGCCCAGCATGTCCCTGCTCCAGGTGGTTGTCACCTGGCAGCTGGTGGGTTCTGACAAGGTGGTGCACAGTTATTACTACCAGCAGGACCAGCTGGCTAAGCAGGACCCGGCGTATCGTAACCGGACCCAACTCTTCCCTGGGGGGCTCCTGGCGGGGAACGCCTCTCTCCTGCTGCGGAACGTGCGTCTGGAGGATTCGGCCCAGTACATGTGCAGCGTTAGCAGTGTAATCAAGGCCATCTGTGCGATTGTCAAGGTGATTATTGCAG CCCCGTACAGCGAGCCACACCTGACCTTTGACCTGCGCAACTGCCCGAGCTCTGGTCTGCTCAGCGTCTTTGCGATGGCCGGTTACCCCAAGGCAGAGGTGGAGTGGGTGAATGAGCAGGGATACAACGTCAGCGAGCAAACGAAGACGGAATTCAGCACTGGTCCACTCGGACTCTACTCTGTCAGGAGCTGGTTGGTCGTtccaaagggagtggtgacaaactATACATTCATCCTGAGGAATCGATTATTGAAGCAAAAGATAATCAGATCCTTGGCAGTCACGG GGTTTTGTCACATGGACGGGCCATCGCGGAGGGACAGACATTTGCTGTTTACCATCATCCCTGCAGTCCTGATATTGGCCCTCGTCTTACTTGCACTCGGCGTCTATCTGAGAGGACAGAAGTCAGAATCAGAGCTGGCTGGCTGA